In the Clostridium beijerinckii genome, one interval contains:
- a CDS encoding aminotransferase class I/II-fold pyridoxal phosphate-dependent enzyme, producing MKNKESHSRAPIYEALIEYKKARVVPFDVPGHKQGRGNDMLREFLGEQCLSVDVNSMKPLDNLIHPVSVIREAEELAADAFGSKHAFLMVNGTSSAVQAMVMSVCKKGEKIIMPRNVHRSAINALIISGAIPVYINPGTNKQLGIPLGMSVEDVKKAIRENPDAKAIFVNNPTYYGICSNLKEITKLAHENGMYVLVDEAHGTHFYFGDNMPLSAVDAGADMAAVSMHKTGGSLTQSSFLLLNCDLAIGYVRQIINLTQTTSGSYLLMSSLDLARRDLVLHGKEIFDKVKQISEYARGEINKIGGYYAFSKELIDGDAVYDFDITKLSVFTREIGLAGIEVYDLLRDEYGIQIELGDIANILAIISVGDRSLAIERLISSLSEIKRLHSKDKIGMFDHEYIDPEVVLTPQEAFYSQKTSVPLNESSEKICAEFVMCYPPGIPILAPGEKITKEILDYINYAKEKGCFLTGTEDTKIENINVVEDK from the coding sequence ATGAAAAACAAAGAATCCCACTCAAGAGCACCAATCTATGAAGCATTAATAGAATATAAGAAAGCTAGAGTGGTTCCGTTTGATGTACCAGGTCATAAGCAGGGCCGAGGAAACGATATGCTTAGGGAATTCTTGGGAGAGCAATGTCTTTCAGTAGATGTAAATTCAATGAAACCACTCGATAATCTTATTCACCCGGTATCGGTTATAAGAGAAGCTGAGGAGCTTGCGGCTGATGCATTTGGTTCTAAACACGCATTTTTAATGGTTAATGGAACAAGTTCTGCAGTTCAGGCTATGGTTATGAGTGTATGTAAAAAAGGTGAAAAGATTATAATGCCTCGTAATGTGCATAGAAGTGCTATAAATGCTTTAATAATTAGCGGAGCAATTCCGGTTTATATAAATCCAGGAACAAATAAACAACTTGGAATACCACTTGGGATGTCGGTTGAAGATGTAAAAAAAGCAATTAGAGAAAACCCAGACGCAAAAGCGATATTTGTAAATAATCCTACTTATTATGGGATTTGTTCAAATTTAAAAGAAATTACGAAACTTGCCCATGAAAATGGAATGTACGTATTAGTAGATGAAGCTCATGGAACACATTTTTATTTTGGTGACAATATGCCTTTATCAGCAGTTGATGCTGGGGCAGATATGGCAGCAGTCAGTATGCATAAGACTGGAGGATCTTTAACTCAAAGTTCTTTTCTACTCTTAAATTGTGATTTAGCAATAGGATATGTTCGTCAAATAATTAATTTGACTCAGACTACAAGTGGTTCATATCTTTTAATGTCATCACTTGATTTGGCAAGAAGAGATCTTGTATTACATGGAAAAGAAATTTTTGATAAAGTAAAGCAAATCTCTGAATATGCTAGAGGTGAAATAAATAAAATAGGCGGTTATTATGCCTTTTCAAAAGAGTTAATTGATGGAGATGCAGTTTATGATTTTGATATAACAAAGTTATCTGTATTCACTAGAGAAATAGGTCTTGCTGGAATAGAAGTATATGATCTATTAAGAGATGAGTATGGTATACAAATTGAATTGGGAGACATTGCAAATATTTTAGCTATTATTTCTGTTGGAGATCGTAGTCTTGCAATTGAAAGATTAATATCTTCATTATCTGAAATTAAGAGATTGCATTCAAAAGATAAAATTGGTATGTTTGATCATGAGTATATAGATCCTGAAGTTGTATTAACTCCTCAGGAAGCATTTTATTCTCAAAAAACTTCAGTGCCGCTAAATGAAAGCAGTGAGAAAATATGTGCTGAATTTGTAATGTGTTATCCACCAGGAATACCAATTCTTGCTCCAGGAGAAAAAATAACAAAAGAAATATTGGACTACATAAATTATGCAAAAGAAAAAGGTTGTTTTTTAACTGGAACAGAAGATACTAAAATTGAAAATATTAATGTTGTGGAGGACAAGTAA
- the speE gene encoding polyamine aminopropyltransferase, which translates to MELWYTEQHTENVRFSIKVEKEIHTEKTEFQRIDVLEAKEFGRFFTLDGLMMVTEKDEFIYHDMIVHVPMATNPNIKNVLVIGAGDGGTIRELTRYSTVEKIDMVEIDKRVVDICREYFPLTSCKLDDKRVNVFYEDGLKFIRDKEDEYDLIIVDSTDPFGSGEGLFTKEFYGNCYKALREDGILVNQHESPYYDNDAAAMKEAHEKITKFFPIIRVYQAHIPTYPSGHWLFGFASKKYHPIKDFNAEAWNKLGIKTKYYNTDLHVGCFALPTYVRDMLNGLTD; encoded by the coding sequence ATGGAGTTATGGTATACAGAACAACACACAGAAAATGTAAGATTTTCAATTAAAGTTGAAAAAGAAATACATACTGAAAAAACTGAATTCCAAAGAATAGATGTACTTGAAGCTAAGGAATTCGGAAGGTTTTTTACATTAGATGGATTAATGATGGTAACTGAAAAAGATGAATTTATTTACCACGATATGATAGTTCATGTACCAATGGCAACTAATCCAAATATTAAGAATGTTTTAGTTATAGGTGCTGGTGACGGTGGAACAATAAGAGAACTTACAAGATACAGCACAGTTGAAAAGATAGATATGGTTGAAATTGATAAAAGAGTTGTTGATATTTGTAGAGAGTATTTTCCGCTAACATCATGTAAGCTTGATGATAAAAGAGTTAATGTATTCTATGAAGATGGTTTGAAATTTATACGTGATAAAGAAGATGAATATGACTTAATAATAGTTGATTCAACAGATCCTTTTGGATCAGGAGAAGGATTATTTACTAAGGAGTTTTATGGAAATTGCTATAAAGCACTAAGAGAAGATGGAATTTTAGTTAATCAACATGAAAGTCCATACTATGATAATGATGCGGCTGCAATGAAAGAAGCTCATGAAAAAATAACGAAATTTTTTCCAATCATTAGGGTCTATCAAGCACATATTCCAACATATCCATCAGGACATTGGTTATTTGGATTTGCTTCAAAAAAGTATCACCCTATAAAGGATTTTAATGCAGAAGCTTGGAATAAGTTAGGGATAAAAACAAAATATTATAATACAGATCTTCATGTAGGGTGCTTTGCACTTCCAACTTACGTTAGGGATATGTTAAATGGACTTACTGATTAG
- a CDS encoding HDIG domain-containing metalloprotein, which produces MEEKINRQKAWDALCKYNKSDALRKHGLAVEGAMRHFAKLYNEDEDVWGIIGLLHDIDYEMYPDKHCAKSQEIMREEGFPESYIRAVASHGYGIVNEIKPESNAEKVLYTIDELTGLIGAAALMRPSKSVMDLEVKSVKKKFKTKGFAAGVDRNVILNGCKMIDMELDKVIENTILGMRNVAEDIGL; this is translated from the coding sequence ATGGAAGAAAAAATTAATAGACAAAAGGCATGGGACGCACTTTGTAAGTATAATAAAAGTGATGCACTCAGAAAACATGGACTAGCAGTAGAGGGGGCAATGAGACATTTTGCTAAACTCTATAATGAAGATGAGGATGTATGGGGCATAATTGGATTACTTCATGATATAGATTATGAAATGTATCCAGATAAGCATTGTGCTAAATCTCAAGAAATAATGAGAGAAGAAGGATTTCCGGAGAGTTATATAAGAGCGGTTGCATCTCATGGATATGGAATAGTAAATGAAATAAAACCTGAAAGCAATGCTGAGAAGGTACTTTATACAATAGATGAACTTACAGGTCTTATAGGGGCAGCTGCATTAATGAGACCATCTAAAAGCGTAATGGATCTAGAAGTTAAATCTGTTAAGAAAAAATTTAAGACTAAAGGATTTGCGGCAGGAGTAGACAGAAATGTAATATTAAATGGTTGCAAGATGATAGATATGGAATTAGACAAGGTTATAGAAAATACAATTTTAGGAATGAGAAATGTAGCAGAAGATATTGGCCTTTAG
- the speD gene encoding adenosylmethionine decarboxylase, which translates to MMLGLENKLKLYGFNNLTKTLSFNIYDVCYAKSEREQKDYIAYIDEQYNSERLTRILCDVTESIGAHVLNISKQDYDPQGASVTILVSEQTLAVKEIDASCNKGEIDILKTRDTVVGHLDKSHVTVHTYPEYHPDNSIATFRVDIDVATCGEVSPLNALNYLIGSFDSDIITIDYRVRGFTRDVDGKKLFIDHKITSIQDYIDENTLKRYDAMDINVYQSNIFHTKMLIKEIELQNYLFNRDVYEIKPKQRLEIENNLRREMIEIFSGTNIY; encoded by the coding sequence GTGATGTTAGGGTTGGAAAACAAGCTGAAGTTATACGGCTTTAACAACCTCACAAAAACACTTAGCTTTAACATCTATGATGTATGCTATGCAAAAAGTGAGCGAGAGCAAAAGGACTATATTGCTTATATTGATGAGCAATACAATTCAGAAAGACTTACTAGAATTCTGTGTGATGTAACGGAAAGTATTGGAGCACATGTACTTAATATTTCAAAACAAGATTATGATCCTCAGGGAGCAAGTGTAACTATTCTAGTATCGGAACAGACCCTAGCAGTCAAAGAAATAGATGCATCTTGTAATAAAGGTGAAATTGACATTTTGAAAACTAGAGACACTGTTGTAGGACATTTAGATAAAAGTCATGTTACTGTGCATACTTATCCAGAATATCATCCAGATAATTCAATTGCTACTTTTCGTGTTGATATTGATGTAGCCACTTGTGGAGAAGTATCTCCGCTAAATGCACTAAACTATCTTATAGGAAGTTTTGATTCAGACATCATAACGATAGATTATCGTGTCAGAGGTTTTACCCGAGATGTTGATGGCAAAAAATTATTTATAGATCATAAAATAACATCAATACAAGATTATATTGATGAAAATACCTTGAAGAGATATGATGCAATGGATATAAATGTATATCAATCAAATATATTTCACACTAAAATGCTAATTAAAGAAATTGAACTTCAAAATTACCTTTTTAATAGAGATGTTTATGAAATCAAGCCAAAGCAAAGACTTGAAATTGAAAACAACTTAAGAAGAGAGATGATTGAGATTTTTAGTGGAACTAATATATATTAA
- the galT gene encoding UDP-glucose--hexose-1-phosphate uridylyltransferase has translation MININHEINRLMNFALKKNLINNDDIIYSTNMILGVLNLNEFEVCEVDETLETPTPILENILDYACENNLIENTVTERDLFDTLIMNCVMPRPSEVINNFNNLYNISPTKATEYYYDLSISSNYIRKDRIDKNIIWKASTEYGDLDITINLSKPEKDPRDIAKAKLIKSSSYPKCLLCKENEGFYGHINHPARQTHRIIPLDFDKQKYFLQYSPYTYYNEHCIILNSEHIPMKINKDTFRNLLIFTDILPHYFAGSNADLPIVGGSILSHDHYQGGHYTFAMEKAPIEKNYSVKNYEDVEIGRVKWPMSVVRLSSNDKDKLLDLADHILTSWRSYSDESVNILSHTADEPHNTITPIARKRNNKYELDLVLRNNRTSTEHPLGIFHPHSEVHHIKKENIGLIEVMGLAVLPARLKEELNVLKEYLINIKDNILDDEMVAKHSDWYKYLLEKYSNISQENVDSILKEEVGFKFLEVLCHSGVFKRNEKGFAAFDKFINIL, from the coding sequence ATGATAAATATAAATCATGAAATAAATAGACTTATGAACTTTGCATTGAAAAAAAATCTTATAAATAATGATGATATAATTTACTCTACCAATATGATTCTTGGAGTATTAAACTTAAATGAATTTGAAGTTTGTGAAGTTGATGAAACTTTAGAAACTCCAACTCCTATCTTAGAAAATATCTTAGACTACGCATGTGAAAATAATTTAATAGAAAATACAGTAACTGAAAGAGACTTATTTGATACTTTAATTATGAACTGCGTAATGCCAAGACCTTCTGAGGTTATAAATAACTTTAATAATTTATATAATATCTCTCCAACTAAAGCTACTGAGTACTATTATGATTTAAGCATTTCTTCTAACTATATTCGAAAAGATAGAATTGACAAGAACATAATCTGGAAAGCATCAACGGAATATGGAGACTTAGATATAACAATTAATTTATCAAAACCAGAAAAAGATCCTAGGGATATAGCAAAAGCTAAATTAATTAAATCTAGTTCATATCCTAAATGTTTATTATGTAAAGAAAATGAAGGATTTTATGGTCATATAAATCATCCTGCCAGACAGACTCATAGAATTATACCTTTGGATTTTGATAAACAAAAATATTTCTTGCAGTATTCCCCTTATACTTATTATAATGAGCATTGTATAATTCTAAATAGCGAACATATACCTATGAAAATTAATAAGGATACTTTTAGGAATTTATTGATTTTTACTGATATACTACCTCATTACTTTGCTGGATCTAACGCTGACTTGCCTATAGTTGGAGGATCAATACTATCTCATGATCATTATCAAGGTGGTCACTACACATTTGCTATGGAAAAAGCTCCAATAGAAAAAAACTACTCAGTTAAAAATTATGAAGATGTTGAAATAGGTAGAGTCAAATGGCCTATGTCTGTTGTTAGGCTTTCAAGTAATGATAAAGATAAATTATTAGATTTAGCTGACCATATTTTAACCTCATGGAGAAGCTACTCAGATGAATCTGTAAACATATTAAGTCATACAGCGGATGAACCGCATAATACTATTACTCCTATTGCAAGAAAAAGGAATAATAAATATGAACTAGATTTAGTCTTAAGGAATAATAGAACAAGTACTGAGCACCCTCTTGGTATTTTCCATCCTCATAGTGAAGTTCATCATATTAAAAAAGAAAATATAGGACTTATAGAAGTCATGGGACTTGCAGTTCTTCCTGCAAGATTAAAAGAAGAATTAAATGTTTTAAAGGAATACTTAATTAATATAAAAGACAACATTTTAGATGATGAAATGGTGGCAAAACATTCTGATTGGTATAAATATCTTCTAGAAAAATACTCTAATATATCTCAAGAAAACGTTGATTCTATTCTAAAAGAAGAAGTTGGATTTAAATTCTTAGAAGTATTATGTCACTCTGGAGTATTTAAAAGAAATGAAAAAGGATTTGCTGCCTTTGATAAATTTATAAATATATTATAA
- a CDS encoding saccharopine dehydrogenase family protein: MGKALIIGAGGVASVAIHKCCQNSEVFEEICIASRTLSKCDAIKASLEGKTKTKIQTAKVDADNVPELVALINKFKPEVVINLALPYQDLTIMDACLETKVHYVDTANYEPLDTAKFEYKWQWAYKEKFEKAGLTALLGSGFDPGVTGVFSAYAQKHYFDEINYIDILDANAGDHGYPFATNFNPEINIREITAPGSYWEEGKWIETEPLEIKRVYDFPEIGPKDMYLLHHEELESLGINIKGIKRIRFWMTFSQKYITHLNVLENVGMTSIEPIEFEGKQIVPLQFLKAVLPDPASLGPRTKGKTNIGCIFQGKKDGKDKTYYVYNVCDHEECYKEVGSQAISYTTGVPAMIGASLVMKGLWKKPGVYNVEEFDPDPFMEELNKWGLPWKESFDPTLVE, from the coding sequence ATGGGAAAAGCTTTAATTATTGGCGCTGGTGGTGTCGCTAGCGTTGCTATTCATAAATGTTGTCAAAATTCAGAGGTGTTCGAGGAAATTTGTATCGCTAGTAGAACTTTATCAAAGTGTGATGCAATAAAAGCTTCATTAGAAGGAAAAACTAAGACAAAAATACAAACAGCAAAAGTCGATGCTGATAATGTACCAGAATTAGTAGCACTTATTAATAAATTTAAACCAGAAGTTGTTATAAATCTTGCACTTCCTTATCAAGACTTAACAATTATGGATGCTTGTTTAGAAACAAAAGTTCATTATGTAGATACAGCTAACTATGAACCACTTGATACAGCAAAATTTGAATATAAGTGGCAATGGGCATATAAAGAAAAATTTGAAAAGGCAGGTTTAACTGCATTACTTGGAAGTGGATTTGATCCAGGGGTTACTGGTGTATTTAGTGCTTATGCTCAAAAGCATTATTTTGATGAAATAAATTATATTGATATATTAGATGCTAATGCTGGTGATCATGGTTATCCATTTGCAACTAACTTTAACCCAGAAATCAATATTCGTGAAATTACAGCTCCAGGAAGCTATTGGGAAGAAGGGAAATGGATAGAAACAGAACCTCTTGAAATAAAGAGAGTTTATGATTTCCCAGAAATCGGACCAAAAGATATGTATTTATTACATCATGAAGAATTAGAATCTTTAGGTATAAATATTAAAGGAATTAAGAGAATAAGATTCTGGATGACGTTCTCACAAAAGTATATAACACATTTAAATGTACTTGAGAATGTTGGTATGACATCAATTGAACCAATTGAATTTGAAGGAAAGCAAATAGTACCATTACAATTCCTTAAAGCAGTATTACCAGATCCTGCATCATTAGGTCCAAGAACAAAAGGAAAGACTAATATAGGATGTATATTCCAAGGTAAAAAAGATGGAAAAGATAAAACATATTATGTTTACAATGTTTGTGATCATGAAGAATGTTATAAAGAAGTTGGATCTCAAGCAATTTCTTACACAACTGGAGTTCCAGCTATGATAGGTGCAAGCTTAGTAATGAAAGGTTTATGGAAGAAACCAGGAGTATATAATGTAGAAGAATTCGATCCAGATCCATTTATGGAAGAGTTAAATAAATGGGGATTACCATGGAAAGAAAGCTTTGATCCAACTTTAGTTGAATAA
- a CDS encoding DUF3892 domain-containing protein has protein sequence MEDKYNVSSMGLTYDFIHNAAVANTDIKLSDNEDSQSNVEKSSIKAIIKHSGEITGYELSNGERITKERGVELAKDGAISGVSVSTSRKGEEYLRSLRDDDESNNLSALPVVEE, from the coding sequence ATGGAGGATAAATATAATGTATCTTCAATGGGATTAACATATGACTTTATTCATAATGCTGCTGTAGCAAATACTGACATAAAGTTAAGTGATAACGAAGATTCACAGTCAAATGTTGAAAAAAGCTCTATAAAGGCTATAATAAAGCATTCGGGTGAGATAACAGGATATGAACTTTCAAATGGAGAGAGAATAACTAAAGAAAGAGGCGTGGAGCTAGCCAAAGATGGAGCTATATCTGGAGTATCTGTCTCAACATCAAGAAAAGGTGAGGAATATTTAAGGAGTTTAAGAGATGATGATGAGTCAAACAATTTAAGCGCCTTGCCAGTAGTAGAAGAATAA
- a CDS encoding RNA-binding protein, with amino-acid sequence MNPLLSMILSSLFNGMGGGFRNPMMPNQNGGSNPNQMGGNPLLNMLMGGMGGGMNPMNGNPLMNMLMGNMGGSNGSPFNNPNNNPNMNNANNMNSNGPNMNNMGNMNDINSLLSMLMGNQGNMPMNNMNNMMNNMNNNSNRHSHSKK; translated from the coding sequence ATGAATCCTTTATTAAGTATGATACTCAGTTCCCTATTTAATGGAATGGGTGGCGGATTTAGAAATCCCATGATGCCTAACCAAAATGGTGGCAGTAATCCAAATCAAATGGGTGGTAATCCTTTATTGAACATGCTTATGGGTGGCATGGGTGGCGGCATGAACCCTATGAATGGAAATCCATTAATGAACATGTTGATGGGAAATATGGGCGGATCTAACGGTTCTCCATTTAATAATCCAAATAACAACCCTAACATGAATAATGCAAATAATATGAATAGCAATGGTCCAAATATGAATAATATGGGAAATATGAACGATATTAATTCCTTATTAAGTATGCTAATGGGAAATCAGGGCAATATGCCTATGAATAATATGAATAATATGATGAACAATATGAACAACAATTCAAATAGACATTCCCATTCAAAAAAATAG
- the galE gene encoding UDP-glucose 4-epimerase GalE, giving the protein MSILVCGGAGYIGSHTVHELVKQNKDVIIVDNLQSGHMKAVNPKAKFYKGDIRDSEFLDKVFSENKIDAIIHFAANSLVGESMVKPLLYFNNNVYGMQILLESMVKHDIKNIVFSSTAAVYGEPKKIPISEDDETNPTNTYGETKLTMEKMMKWVSKANGINYVSLRYFNAAGALEDGSIGEDHSPESHLIPLILQVPLGKREAITVFGEDYDTPDGTCIRDYIHVLDLADAHIKAVEYLQSGNKSNIFNLGNGIGFSVKEMIDSAKEATSEEIEVVVGERRAGDPARLIASNEKAQKILGWTPKYTDVKAIIKTAWTWHKNNPNGYDDK; this is encoded by the coding sequence ATGTCAATATTAGTTTGTGGTGGTGCTGGATATATCGGCTCTCATACAGTTCATGAACTTGTAAAACAAAATAAAGACGTAATAATAGTTGATAATTTACAATCAGGTCATATGAAAGCTGTAAATCCAAAAGCAAAATTTTATAAAGGTGATATAAGAGATTCTGAGTTTTTAGATAAAGTTTTTTCTGAAAATAAAATCGATGCTATTATACATTTCGCTGCTAATTCTTTAGTTGGCGAAAGTATGGTAAAACCTCTACTATATTTCAATAATAATGTATATGGTATGCAAATATTACTTGAAAGCATGGTAAAACATGATATTAAGAATATAGTTTTTTCTTCAACTGCAGCAGTATATGGAGAACCAAAGAAAATTCCTATCTCTGAAGATGATGAAACAAATCCAACTAATACCTATGGTGAAACAAAGCTGACTATGGAAAAAATGATGAAATGGGTTAGCAAAGCTAATGGAATAAATTACGTTTCTTTAAGATACTTTAATGCAGCTGGTGCACTAGAAGATGGAAGCATCGGTGAGGATCACTCTCCTGAAAGTCACTTAATACCTCTAATACTTCAAGTTCCACTTGGAAAAAGAGAAGCTATAACTGTTTTTGGAGAAGATTATGATACTCCTGATGGTACTTGTATAAGAGATTATATTCATGTACTAGACTTAGCAGACGCACATATAAAAGCTGTTGAGTATTTACAAAGCGGAAATAAAAGTAACATCTTCAATCTAGGTAATGGAATTGGCTTTAGCGTTAAAGAAATGATTGATTCAGCTAAAGAAGCAACTAGTGAAGAAATTGAAGTTGTTGTGGGCGAAAGACGTGCTGGTGATCCTGCAAGATTAATAGCTTCTAATGAAAAAGCTCAAAAGATTCTAGGCTGGACTCCTAAATATACTGATGTAAAAGCTATAATCAAAACAGCTTGGACATGGCACAAAAATAATCCTAACGGATATGATGACAAATAA
- a CDS encoding galactokinase: protein MENINVLKSDFTKLFAKDAESVFFSPGRVNLIGEHTDYNGGNVFPCALTIGTYALVRQREDKNVLVNSLNFKELGILEFSLENMIYEKQHDWANYPKGVIKTFENHGYNIPNGFEILFYGNIPNGSGLSSSASIEVLMGTILNDLFNLNINMVDIVKMCQEAENKFIGVNCGIMDQFAIGMGKENCAILLDCNTLKYSYSTIAMDGYKIVIANTNKKRGLADSKYNERRSECETALAEIQKVKNINALGELTEEEFEEVKSCISDPIKAKRAKHAVYENRRTLKAVKALEENDLTLFGKLMNDSHISLRDDYEVTGIELDTLVSLAWKSEGVIGARMTGAGFGGCTVNIVKEDCIDSFVEKVKAEYTSKIGYEPSFYVVSISDGTRKIG from the coding sequence ATGGAGAATATTAATGTATTAAAAAGTGATTTCACAAAATTATTTGCAAAAGATGCTGAAAGTGTTTTCTTTTCACCTGGAAGAGTTAATTTAATTGGAGAACATACTGATTACAATGGAGGTAATGTCTTTCCTTGCGCTCTTACTATTGGAACTTATGCTTTAGTTAGACAAAGAGAAGATAAAAATGTATTAGTTAACTCTTTAAACTTTAAAGAATTAGGAATTTTAGAATTTAGTTTAGAGAATATGATATATGAAAAACAACACGATTGGGCCAATTATCCTAAAGGTGTAATTAAAACTTTTGAAAATCATGGTTATAATATTCCTAACGGATTTGAAATACTTTTCTATGGAAATATTCCAAATGGTTCTGGATTGTCCTCTTCTGCTTCAATAGAAGTTTTGATGGGAACTATATTAAATGATTTGTTCAATTTAAATATCAACATGGTTGATATAGTAAAAATGTGTCAAGAAGCTGAAAATAAATTTATCGGTGTAAATTGTGGAATAATGGATCAATTTGCTATTGGCATGGGAAAGGAAAATTGTGCGATTCTTTTAGATTGTAATACCTTGAAATATTCATACAGTACTATTGCTATGGATGGCTACAAGATAGTAATTGCCAATACAAATAAAAAGCGTGGTCTAGCTGACTCTAAGTACAATGAAAGACGAAGTGAATGTGAAACTGCCTTAGCTGAAATACAAAAAGTTAAGAATATTAATGCTTTAGGTGAGCTTACAGAAGAAGAATTTGAAGAAGTTAAATCTTGTATTTCAGATCCTATTAAAGCAAAAAGAGCAAAACATGCAGTATATGAAAATAGAAGAACATTAAAGGCTGTAAAAGCTCTAGAAGAAAATGATTTAACTCTATTCGGAAAACTTATGAATGATTCTCACATTTCTCTAAGAGATGATTATGAAGTTACTGGAATAGAGCTAGATACTTTAGTTTCTCTTGCTTGGAAAAGTGAAGGTGTAATTGGAGCTCGTATGACAGGCGCTGGTTTCGGGGGCTGCACAGTTAATATTGTTAAAGAAGACTGTATAGATTCATTTGTAGAAAAAGTTAAAGCCGAATATACAAGCAAAATTGGCTATGAACCTAGCTTCTATGTAGTTAGCATTTCAGATGGAACAAGAAAAATTGGATAA
- a CDS encoding HAD family hydrolase: MIKNIIFDLGNVILDFQPKIYVRSKIDEEKVEEIYKCIFQSDEWPMLDRGTICEEDAKRNIINRNTESEELINKVFENWYDMLIPIESSVDTLKKLKQKGYKIYYLSNFHLAAFEYINNKYDLFKLFEGGVVSYKEKLLKPEKEIYEKILYRYSLEPGETLFIDDMEQNIEAAIKLGLKGIVLKEPRKLEDELQKFDINI, translated from the coding sequence ATGATTAAAAATATAATATTTGATCTTGGAAATGTTATTTTAGATTTTCAACCGAAGATATATGTAAGATCAAAAATTGATGAAGAAAAAGTAGAGGAAATATATAAATGTATATTTCAGAGTGATGAATGGCCAATGCTTGATAGAGGAACAATTTGTGAAGAAGATGCTAAAAGAAATATAATTAACAGAAACACTGAAAGTGAAGAGTTAATTAATAAAGTCTTTGAAAATTGGTACGATATGCTGATTCCAATAGAAAGCAGCGTGGATACATTGAAAAAACTAAAGCAAAAAGGTTATAAAATTTATTATCTATCTAATTTTCATTTAGCAGCTTTTGAATATATAAATAATAAGTATGACTTATTTAAATTATTTGAAGGAGGAGTGGTTTCTTATAAAGAGAAATTACTTAAACCTGAAAAAGAAATTTATGAGAAGATACTATATAGATATAGTTTAGAACCAGGCGAAACTCTATTTATAGATGATATGGAGCAAAATATCGAAGCTGCTATTAAGCTTGGATTAAAAGGAATAGTCTTAAAAGAACCAAGGAAACTGGAAGATGAATTACAAAAATTTGATATCAATATTTAA